From the Rhea pennata isolate bPtePen1 chromosome 1, bPtePen1.pri, whole genome shotgun sequence genome, the window AGAATAGCAGCTTATGGTTTAGTAACACAGGTAGGCGCAGagtttaataaaattaaaacgCAATCTCTTTTGCTAACTTATCCTTAACACCATGTGGAATAAATAATAGGAACGTATTACAAGTATTTTGCTATCACTGTGCATCTCGTCTATGTTCATGTTGTTCTATGTAACTATGAATGTGACCAGTGGTAATAGAGATCAGAAACTGAGATATACCTTGCCGCTTAGAAGGCTATGTGATGAAATATTTGAGTATTAATTAAattgtagttttattttgtgctgCCCACAGTCCTATTGCCTTCTTCTGGTACTCATTTTGTTGACTGTTTAGCATCTTGTGAATCTTATGTCTGAGGCGTGactatgaagtctggagaagagatgacTGATGGGAGATGCTAACTCCAGAACTTTATAATACCATTACAAATACAGAAGTGGTGAATAGAAATTGACTGTTTATTGTCTATCCTGATACATGAATTAGGCAGTGTCAAATTAAGCTTGCAGGTAGcagattcaaaacaaaaaaggaaaggcggggggggagggaggtgattTTTCATGGAATTTATTTCCTGCCAAAGTACTCCGCGGTTGCTAAAAGGCTGTATGGACTCATGATGGAGATGAGCAAGTTTCTGATGGATTCTTCCTCCACGGTCTGTTAAATAGAAAAGCATCATTTTTGACTTAAAAGTACTTGGATCAAACTGTTGGAGGTTAGGAAAACATTCTAGGAAGGTATATGCTTGGTCTGTTCTTACCTTCCTAGAGCACCACTTTCTGCTTGCAGCTGTAAACACCATGCAAGTTAGATACATTTTTACGTTTGACCCAAGGTGGCTATACTTGTCATCAGCTGCATACtaaatttcatttactttaaatGACAGAAGATTACAATCAGAAGGCTGCTGCACAGCTAGTTGTGAAGAAAATTACTCTTAACTAAATATAATTTatctacttttcattttctctgataCCTTCATCATGAATCTGAAAGTAGGGCTCCATTGAGTCAGTGTTTGTATGGtgacaaatttttattttaatagaactGAAGCAGAGGGAATCTGTTGCTCCAAAAGATGAAAACGTACTTTGGTGCTAAATGGTAAACATGTCTTTTAGATCTCCACAATTTTTGGTTTCATGACTTGGAAAGCGTTACCAATAATTTTGATACACGACCAGAATCAGCTGGAGGTAATAAACTGGGAGAAGGTGGCTTTGGAGTTGTGTTCAAAGGCTACATCAATGGCAGAAACGTGGCTGTCAAGAAACTTGCTGCTGTGAGTTGTCCTGGAtgtacacctttttttttttttttttcttttttttaatgactgtgtGCCTGTTGTATGGACTTGTTTATCTATAGAAACCCTGTGGAAAATGTTGAAAGCTATACTTCAAAAAGTGTCACCATTTTAAACTTTAGTTAGGCTGAGAACCTTTAGTCCCATGAGTAGTGGCAGCCAATGCACAATAAACGGCAGATGGGAAGTGGCACTAAGGAAATTTCACCCTTAAGCTCTCTGACACATTCAGATGAGTAATCCACTAGCTGAATATATATTGTCATAGGATTTTAACTTTCATAGTAGATGTTTTGTGTGAATGATTACTTTGTGTAACTAGTAAGTGCTATTAGTAAGTAACAGCAATTAAATAATATACTAAGTTAGTGATTCTACTGACACTGGATCAATTTGTCCAACAATGTCATGTTCCGAGGAATTAAATATAGTTTTCTGATATTTCGTTACTGAGTTCAGTAAAAACTAGTTAAGTAGCTGTTATATTTAACTAATTGAAAGTAAGGcttacaattcttttttttttttttttttttttttttgtttgtttgtttgtttggatgAAGAGTCTTGTGTTTTTAGTATGGCCAGCAATATTAAtttcaaatccatttttttgTAGATGGTTGATGTTAGTGTTCAAGATTTGAAACAGCAATTtgatcaagaaataaaaatgatggcAAAGTGAGTACAGTGTCATACAATGTCACTTTAGCTTTTTCTGAGAATCTAAGTTGGCAAATTTAGTATGTTCACTAGTATggtttcttatttttatctttctggcATAGATCAAAATTTTCATACTAAGTGAGAATGTTTCATGTAAAGCATAATTATATTTTGTTCATGTTAATGCACCCATGCAAATACCTGGTTGGTAACTGTGTACAGCAGAGCTGCTACTTAGAACTTGGGgatcaagtgtttttttttgttttggtttggtttggtttttttgtttgttttttttgtttgtttgtttttgtttttcttcgAATGTTGAGTGTGTTGCACAGTGTATCTGATTAGAGGTTTTGTTGCCATAGGTGTCAGCATGAGAATCTGGTAGAATTGCTGGGTTTCTCAAGTGATGGTGCTCAGCCATGTCTGGTTTACGAATACATGCCCAATGGTTCATTGCTGGACAGACTGGCTTGTCTGGTAAGTAAAATCTTTCCTGGCTTCTGGGCATCTTGTCTTTGTTAAGATAAAGGTATCTATGTTATTACCTGTGAAAGAGTAATCAACCGTAGTAGCCAAACAATGTTTAACTACTGTATTCCAGAAGGAAGACCAATATGAtaaagagttttctttcaataccattttatatttatataaatattaatatttattattttatgcaaaTGTGTTAGACCCAATGTTACTTAGTCGAAGCTGTCTGACTGTACAATATGATGTGCCAGTACTGGAAGAAGTACTGGAACTTGGACTTACTCTGCCTGTATGGTGCAGAGCAATGGGTGCTGCAGGATATTGTTCCTGGTTCTGACATTAGCTTATTCTCTCCTTGCTATTGAGGTTCTGCAGCAAAAATATGCTTTCCCTTCACTGCCCTTGTGATACCAGTTATAACATGATGTTCAGAGTCTGTATATCTGTTTCTATAGTGTCTAAACAAATGTGAACTACTACTTCTGTGATAGTACtttgtgtaaataaaatattttactttgatttaaTCAAATGACGTTTCTTTTAGCCTTGGCCTTTAAGTAATAAATGGCTTTGTTCTGACAGAGGCAATCTGTGTATGAGAGATAAACTGGCACTGGGCACAATGCCAACAATAAGTCAGCCTTAACCTAGTAGATGAGAGTCCATGTTAATCtgttaaaagaattaaaatttgctttataaTAAGCAAGTGCAATTTATGAGATTGTAATCTGATGAACATTTTGGACTGGTGCTACTTCCATACCATTCATTCCCCCCAAAATGTAGTTTTGCCTCTTTCTGTATTGATCTACTTCCTACACTGGCTCAAGTAGAAGTTGCAGAGAGAGATGGGTTTGGGAACTGATCAGGCTGAAACTCAGCAacctttcattttcagctgaagAGATTCCTTTTGTAAGGCTGCACAAAAACTCTTCTGCCTCAACAGGAAGGAAGTGCTGTTGGAGACTGGAACAAGGATCGTTGGGTGGGGAAAGGCCTGGGTATGTTGTTTGGCAAAACTGCTGGCTTGGGCTCATTTGGTTGATGGCGCTCTCATGCTCATAGACACGATTGTTTTAACTGAATTAATgtagaggaggaggagtaggagACACAAACTTATAATGTAAATTCAGAAAGTATCTTTCTCAGATCTGGTTGAATAGGTGGGGGTTGTGCATACTGCATGTGTGTACTTCCCAAGTAAGAAGCATTCACTATGATTTTACTGGCCTATTTGGGGTACGGAGTCTTCCGTTTCTCAAAGCCTAGAAACAGTTCTAGCAGAAAATGACAGGAGAGAGGTGATAGAAGGGTAAGATAGTCCTCTTCCCTGGGCAGCTGACAAGATTAAGAGGAGgttttgaaatacagatgtCTTAATTTCTGAAGTCTAGTTAGTAGCATGAACTGAGCTGAACTCTTGGAGGAGAGATAAGTCTAGAAATGCTGGAAGACtgatttttcattgtttcagtTACATTAGCAAAAACTGCTTATGATGTGGAATTACTTGCTTTGGGTTAAATGTCTCTGATGTCAGTGTTGAAGATACAGTAGATACAGGTAGTTCTTTGCAGTATAGCTGGTCTAAAAGGtcagaatgaaatattattGAGAATACCTTTTGCAGCAACTCAATTTCTCTAAGGCAAAATGTGGGGGAAGAACTGAATGTGACAAATTCATGTGTTTCTGCCTaggtagattaaaaaaaaatatatactgttagtcttttgctgctttcagcaaatcatagaatcagtaaatCATTTAAAAGATAGCAGGCAGGAGTTAAACTTTGCAAGGATGATAAAGGTCTGTCCAAATTAGTttgttttagttaaaaaaaaaattatatatatatatatatatatattttttgttcataGGTTATTTAGGAGGTCAAGAAAATGCTGGGGCTTACTGCTTATGTATTGCCTGTGTTAAAGTGCTTGAGGTCCAAAACCTATTTCTTGATATTAGATCTTGACATGAGATACAGAATTGGTTTTTTGTTACTGGGATGTTCCCTCAGCACTAAGGGAATGACTACCGATGTTTAAAATTCAAGAAGTATGTCAATTTATAATTGACATTAATTGGCCAAAGTGGAATGAGGATAGAGGTAACAGATACTCTCTTTGCTTCCGTTTTAATATCATCTGTCTTGAAGATTGcagaccattttttttccctcaggatgatttatttattttttttaatgaattgctGAAACCGGCTTTTTAGAGCCTCTACTTTGCTCAGTGAACCACATTATCTTCTATTTTGAGATGCAGAAGGTAACAGAAGCAATGCGAATGCTGAACTTCCTGGTTTGTATTTTTCACTAAGATTCAGTTGTTATTAAGGTGTCTTTATTTCTGAACAGAAGACTTTTCAAAAGCAGGCAGCTATCTGCCTACATCTTTAATTGCCTTAAAGTCTGGCCTAATGTGCTTTTAcgtttgtatatatgtatacatgtatgcaTATTTAATGCATTTGTCACCTTTGTACTTGCCCTTCTCCTCTCATTAAAGGATGGCACTCCACCAATTCCTTGGAATACAAGATGTAAAATTGCTCAAGGTACAGCAAATGGCATCAactttttacatgaaaataatCATATCCACCGAGATATTAAAAGGTAACAGCTGCTGACTAtcactgtgcatttttttttctagtaaagtCATTTTGGAgaagacaaacagaaataatcatTGCTTCAGCCAAGGCCACAATCTCTTCTGCAGGTGACACCCATCATTGTAATCCTGTGCCCCAAGGACATTGCCAGTACACAGTTGTAAAGATAATTATGAAGTTGTTGTGATATACCACTGTCAAACAGTATCGTGAGGACACTCAGAAATCCTGttctttgcagctgctgctaaCAGAAAAGCTCCTACTAGACAACGCTCTGACTTTATAAATGGagaatttttaagttaaaaatccatcttgtttttttcttttgctacaaCATTTCTTTTGAATGTCTCCTTGATttactattatttattataaaaaacaTTAACCTGACTTGAGTCATGTTTGTCAAATTCAGAACTCTTCAAAATTAATGTATGTTCACTGGTTTGTTGCATCAGAAAATTTTCTAGGGATATCAGAACTCAGAGCaagggtttgtttgttttgtgtgtcCCTTGTCTGTGTCACCTACCCTGCACCCCGGtagcaattttcttctttttcctttttttttctgtttcttttctttttaaataccaaATCAGTCTAAGGGTTTAAAGATGTGCTTAGATGCCATATTTCTCCTGTAAGTTAAGAAGGACTATAACTGACTGGTTTGATGTtacagattaaatatttaaatagctttctGGCTTTTGGCACTCTACTAAATATCTATATTGCTTAGGTTTTGTGACCTTCCAGCACGTCAGGAAAGACAAGGTGATTTTTGCTTCAGGTCTCATAGAATATGCTTGCTGCTCTGAGAAttcctgtttcttctccttccttccctgcttaAGCCTCTGAACAACTGACTGGAAGGGATGTCTTTTTTACCTGATGCTATTCTGCCCTTCTAACTGCTGTGAGTTGATCATATTACAATattgctttttatcttcttttgcttgtttgcagCCTCTTGCACTGTGAATAGTTTAAAGAGTTTGTGTGGCTGGTGCTGTTCATAGTGCTGCCACTCCTGTGTAAAGCTATGAAGAACCATCTAAGGAGGTTTacttcattcttcatttatctCTACATATGACATGCAGAGATGAATGGTAACCGTGATGGCTGTTGTGGAGGTTAgagacatttcattttcagaaatgactgaaTTGGTGTTCTCAAAATTGTCCATAACTTTTTGCTCGTTTATTCTCAGGATATAGCTGATTTATCTTTACAAGCTTAGCCATTGCAGTAAAACTTGCTGCTGTTGTGCTCTTCGTGGTGTATCAAAATGTGAGCTCTCTTTTGGGCTCATCTCTTCAAGTTGAAAAGCCAAGATTTCCGAAGCTATGATGATATTCCAGTTTCCTGTAGGAGCTGAGCTTGAAATATGAGACCAGTTGGTGGATAGTTCCTTGATTAGTGTTTGGTCTTTTGCAATGATCATGTATTTAACACTTTCTACAGTAGTTCTAATATTAAGAGATCTTTTCATAACTTTGCTAATTTTGTTTAGAAGGCTTGGCAAGCAGGAAGGTGAAGCTAGGAATAAAAGGTTGTAATCATTACATTTTGTAGGTGCCTGGTTTGCTTATGTTCCAGTAAAAGGGTCAGAAAATGAAGACTACAGTAAATTTAAAGCTGGGTATTTTTAATATGGTTCTCAGTGCTTCAAGTTAAAAACAATAGAAGAATTTAGGTTTTAATGCAtcacatttcagtgttttacaaATGTATACCTTTTAGATGAGCTCAATTTTTAAGGTTTTCTGCAAGAGCCACAAAAACCTGAAATATTTCCACCAGATGAAGTAGAAACACAGCAAATATAATTATTCCAGCCCTAAAATGTGTTCTGTTCCTCTATCCAGTGAGAAATAAGAGTATTCATTTGGCACATGACTTTGGGTAACAGGTACAAAACTTGCTTTTATTGGTTCTAGGTAAAGATTTAGACAGGTAAAAAATTCTATTATGATCTAATACCCATTTATCAAAACAAAGTCTTGTATATTATCCTTTTTAAAGAAGAGTATTCAAATCCAAAACATATGTGTTACATATAACTGGCattttataagatttttttttgtatttgtaggTTTTTGGTATTTTTACATGCACAAGACAATCTGTGTGTGAATCTGTCTTCCAGGCAGACAGTATTTGTTGGAAATTGCTCAATTTCAAAACATGTTGCTGTAAATAAATCAAAGTTGGCtcttgtatttccttttgtGAGAAAAAGTATCTTAAATTTCAAGAAACAGTCAAAATAGCACTTTGATTACTAAAGAACTGTTAGTCTGTTAGAAAACCTAGTTACTGTGCTGTTTTGGAGAGCAACCtttggtttgttcttttttcctttctcagtgcAAATATCTTGTTAACTGATACTTACTTGCCCAAAATTTCTGACTTTGGACTTGCAAGAGCATCCGTAACATTCACACGAACCATCATGACTGACAGAATTGTTGGAACTGCAGCCTATATGGCACCTGAAGCTCTGCGGGGAGAAATAACGCCCAAGTCTGATATCTTCAGTTTTGGAGTAGTAAGTAGAATATGGGAAGCAGTATATaactttattttgtaaatgattaaaaacatacaaaatcaAGAATATCTGAAATTAAACAAGCCACTCTGatttatcattttcattttgcacaccttccttccctcccataATGTACTCTTAGGCTAGTGTTTCTAAACTTTTTTGATTggcttttaaagcatttgaataCGTTGATTAAAACTTGACTTTTTATCTGCTACTATTTACTACTCTTCTgttaaaatgtgaatttgtgTATGAAAGTCTAGGGTAAAATGACATGCCAAGTTCTAGCTAAATGCAGTTTGAAGTAATAtggaagaattatttctttttgaacacTATTATGCATAAATGTAACTTGGATTGGAAACTTCTTTTAAGAGAATGATGATCTAAAATTGAGTGTTTTGACTATATTACATCAGCAGATGGATGCTGTCCATGTGAGATTTGCCTTAAAGCTGGGTATAGTGCTTATCTAATCAAAAAAGACATCTTAATATTTAAGAGAGCATTCTGAGTAGATCCAAGATCTTGACCCTCTCATTCCTGGCATTTTGCTTCTAGGAGAAGTAGAGCAGGTAGTATTTCTGAATACCTGGGAAATCCTTTCATCGTGCTTTGAAGCAACACAGAATAGGGCAAGGAAGAACTTGCTTTGAAATTCCCAGACCATGCTGCTAGTAAGTGATAATGAAAATAAGGGttggaacagcagcaaaaaaaaaaaaaaaaaatctagaaaacgATTGTATAGAGAGAACTGTCTTGGGACAAAAACGGATTCTGTGAGAATATGTTTCTAAGACTGAGGAGCATGCTCCCTTTTTTCAGATGCTATATAGGCTAAGGattattgtatattttttttcttctcttctgtttctcttgtaGGTTTTACTAGAAATAATAACAGGTCTTCCACCAGTAGATGAAAAACGGGACCCGCAGTtactggtattttctttttactatacCCaaccttccctcccccccccctcaaacAGATTATGCTGTATAAAATCATAGTCAAGTTCTGGGACAATTCAGTTAGCAAGAAGGTGTAGCTACTTAACAGCTCTTGTATCAGTATTTGTTTTAGAAGTCAGcagaagcttttatttcttcactggTAAAAGACTGTTCAGTCTTTGGTGTTTGTTTTACAGAGAAATCTCTCTTCCCAGAGGTTTTGCTATTCCCTGCAAGCCAGATTTCCATTGTTTGTTTCTAGTTAGGTATTATTCTGCAGGATTATTTGTCTTTCTGGTTATTCTAATTCTGGAGTTTCTCCATAACTCTTCCAGTCTGTGTCTCGTCAATGTGGTGACAAGACTATTAATGTTGATACTTTGACTCCAGTGCTCCTTTATTGGAAGTATTCATTCCTGTTGAGAATAATCTGCCTTATGTATACATCTGTCTTTTTTCACAGGCATCTTTTGTTCTTGACGTATTATGTCTTGTAATCAGATAAAAAATTGTGGTGTCTCTTGAAGCTCAGTTACTTGCAACTTATTATAAAGGTTCTTTCTGCTAATTCCAAAAATGCATGACTATACTTTGTACTgctacatttcatttcatttcatttctgctgttcCACTCATCATTTGGCTTTCTAATATAATACTCTAATTCTCTTTGTTTTGGTACTGTCTTCTCCTATGATGATATTAAGCTTTATTATTGTATTCCTGTTTTACCTGTATACACTTATAGTTTCTCTCTCACCAGAACACTATtcattttagttgttttttttttatgt encodes:
- the IRAK4 gene encoding interleukin-1 receptor-associated kinase 4 isoform X1; amino-acid sequence: MSKAVTTSTYVRCLRYGLMRQLADFIDPQEGWKKLAVDITNPSGESRYNQMHIRRFEAFVQMGKSPTCELLYDWGTTNCTVGDLVDLLIRNQFLAPASLLLPEAVRMAEEVTLPLSSQETFPIHEKQLPVQEKQVAYVTPVLAQDTEKQPSAPSYLSQENSSLWFSNTDLHNFWFHDLESVTNNFDTRPESAGGNKLGEGGFGVVFKGYINGRNVAVKKLAAMVDVSVQDLKQQFDQEIKMMAKCQHENLVELLGFSSDGAQPCLVYEYMPNGSLLDRLACLDGTPPIPWNTRCKIAQGTANGINFLHENNHIHRDIKSANILLTDTYLPKISDFGLARASVTFTRTIMTDRIVGTAAYMAPEALRGEITPKSDIFSFGVVLLEIITGLPPVDEKRDPQLLLSIKDEIEDEEATIEDYVDEKMSDWDATSVEKVYSIANQCLNEKKNRRPDIKTVQQHLQEVTT
- the IRAK4 gene encoding interleukin-1 receptor-associated kinase 4 isoform X2 produces the protein MSKAVTTSTRFEAFVQMGKSPTCELLYDWGTTNCTVGDLVDLLIRNQFLAPASLLLPEAVRMAEEVTLPLSSQETFPIHEKQLPVQEKQVAYVTPVLAQDTEKQPSAPSYLSQENSSLWFSNTDLHNFWFHDLESVTNNFDTRPESAGGNKLGEGGFGVVFKGYINGRNVAVKKLAAMVDVSVQDLKQQFDQEIKMMAKCQHENLVELLGFSSDGAQPCLVYEYMPNGSLLDRLACLDGTPPIPWNTRCKIAQGTANGINFLHENNHIHRDIKSANILLTDTYLPKISDFGLARASVTFTRTIMTDRIVGTAAYMAPEALRGEITPKSDIFSFGVVLLEIITGLPPVDEKRDPQLLLSIKDEIEDEEATIEDYVDEKMSDWDATSVEKVYSIANQCLNEKKNRRPDIKTVQQHLQEVTT